From a single Candoia aspera isolate rCanAsp1 chromosome 2, rCanAsp1.hap2, whole genome shotgun sequence genomic region:
- the LOC134492492 gene encoding uncharacterized protein LOC134492492 isoform X3, whose amino-acid sequence MSPLAVLIYPPLLLLFIYHADAMNVIKVRPFDNISLPCHFSFVDSTDGLSFTWEREDIKEENEVEDKEFYKFFVGLHDFYQFYPKVIYSFSDNMEQEEERNSLYEGRVWVDEEEIPEGSLTLILQQVQFSDEALYICKATNSRGRGLRKMKLIVDDAEEPQVQFSTVDDTLVAKCISAGWYLMPKRGSIIICTITTRKSKPS is encoded by the exons ATGTCACCCCTCGCGGTCCTAATCTACCCTCCTCTCCTCCTATTGTTTATCTATCATGCAG ATGCAATGAATGTGATCAAGGTACGTCCATTCGACAATATTTCTCTGCCCTGCCATTTCTCCTTTGTGGATAGTACAGATGGCTTATCCTTCACCTGGGAGAGGGAAGATATCAAGGAGGAGAATGAAGTAGAAGATAAAGAATTTTACAAATTTTTTGTCGGACTTCATGATTTTTATCAGTTTTATCCAAAGGTGATATATAGCTTTAGCGACAACATGGAACAAGAGGAAGAGCGGAATTCTCTCTATGAAGGCAGGGTCTGGGTAGATGAGGAGGAGATTCCTGAGGGCAGCCTGACACTCATCCTGCAGCAAGTTCAGTTTTCTGATGAGGCTCTGTATATATGTAAGGCCACTAATTCACGGGGCAGAGGGTTAAGAAAAATGAAGCTCATTGTGGATG ATGCTGAAGAGCCACAGGTGCAGTTCAGCACAGTCGATGATACACTTGTGGCCAAGTGCATCTCAGCTGGCTGGTACCTTATGCCAAAG aGAGGAAGTATCATAATATGTACAATCACTACTAGGAAATCCAAACCTAGTTGA
- the LOC134492492 gene encoding butyrophilin subfamily 2 member A2-like isoform X1, which translates to MSPLAVLIYPPLLLLFIYHADAMNVIKVRPFDNISLPCHFSFVDSTDGLSFTWEREDIKEENEVEDKEFYKFFVGLHDFYQFYPKVIYSFSDNMEQEEERNSLYEGRVWVDEEEIPEGSLTLILQQVQFSDEALYICKATNSRGRGLRKMKLIVDDAEEPQVQFSTVDDTLVAKCISAGWYLMPKVTWRNRKEEDLSSYSKTEILEEKQDGSYRVVSTLHYPVLLHEIYTCHIEEDDVLNRPVRSIHKVPKRKYHNMYNHY; encoded by the exons ATGTCACCCCTCGCGGTCCTAATCTACCCTCCTCTCCTCCTATTGTTTATCTATCATGCAG ATGCAATGAATGTGATCAAGGTACGTCCATTCGACAATATTTCTCTGCCCTGCCATTTCTCCTTTGTGGATAGTACAGATGGCTTATCCTTCACCTGGGAGAGGGAAGATATCAAGGAGGAGAATGAAGTAGAAGATAAAGAATTTTACAAATTTTTTGTCGGACTTCATGATTTTTATCAGTTTTATCCAAAGGTGATATATAGCTTTAGCGACAACATGGAACAAGAGGAAGAGCGGAATTCTCTCTATGAAGGCAGGGTCTGGGTAGATGAGGAGGAGATTCCTGAGGGCAGCCTGACACTCATCCTGCAGCAAGTTCAGTTTTCTGATGAGGCTCTGTATATATGTAAGGCCACTAATTCACGGGGCAGAGGGTTAAGAAAAATGAAGCTCATTGTGGATG ATGCTGAAGAGCCACAGGTGCAGTTCAGCACAGTCGATGATACACTTGTGGCCAAGTGCATCTCAGCTGGCTGGTACCTTATGCCAAAGGTAACCTGGCGTAACCGCAAGGAAGAGGATCTGTCCAGCTACTCCAAAACAGAGATTTTAGAAGAGAAACAGGATGGGTCGTACAGGGTGGTGTCTACTTTACATTACCCTGTATTGCTCCATGAAATCTACACATGTCACATTGAAGAGGATGATGTGCTCAACAGACCTGTTAGATCCATCCACAAAGTCCCAA aGAGGAAGTATCATAATATGTACAATCACTACTAG
- the LOC134492492 gene encoding butyrophilin subfamily 2 member A2-like isoform X2, with product MNVIKVRPFDNISLPCHFSFVDSTDGLSFTWEREDIKEENEVEDKEFYKFFVGLHDFYQFYPKVIYSFSDNMEQEEERNSLYEGRVWVDEEEIPEGSLTLILQQVQFSDEALYICKATNSRGRGLRKMKLIVDDAEEPQVQFSTVDDTLVAKCISAGWYLMPKVTWRNRKEEDLSSYSKTEILEEKQDGSYRVVSTLHYPVLLHEIYTCHIEEDDVLNRPVRSIHKVPKRKYHNMYNHY from the exons ATGAATGTGATCAAGGTACGTCCATTCGACAATATTTCTCTGCCCTGCCATTTCTCCTTTGTGGATAGTACAGATGGCTTATCCTTCACCTGGGAGAGGGAAGATATCAAGGAGGAGAATGAAGTAGAAGATAAAGAATTTTACAAATTTTTTGTCGGACTTCATGATTTTTATCAGTTTTATCCAAAGGTGATATATAGCTTTAGCGACAACATGGAACAAGAGGAAGAGCGGAATTCTCTCTATGAAGGCAGGGTCTGGGTAGATGAGGAGGAGATTCCTGAGGGCAGCCTGACACTCATCCTGCAGCAAGTTCAGTTTTCTGATGAGGCTCTGTATATATGTAAGGCCACTAATTCACGGGGCAGAGGGTTAAGAAAAATGAAGCTCATTGTGGATG ATGCTGAAGAGCCACAGGTGCAGTTCAGCACAGTCGATGATACACTTGTGGCCAAGTGCATCTCAGCTGGCTGGTACCTTATGCCAAAGGTAACCTGGCGTAACCGCAAGGAAGAGGATCTGTCCAGCTACTCCAAAACAGAGATTTTAGAAGAGAAACAGGATGGGTCGTACAGGGTGGTGTCTACTTTACATTACCCTGTATTGCTCCATGAAATCTACACATGTCACATTGAAGAGGATGATGTGCTCAACAGACCTGTTAGATCCATCCACAAAGTCCCAA aGAGGAAGTATCATAATATGTACAATCACTACTAG